The following are encoded together in the Brassica napus cultivar Da-Ae chromosome A9, Da-Ae, whole genome shotgun sequence genome:
- the LOC106424835 gene encoding transcription factor EGL1, which translates to MAAVENRMVPENLKKHLAVSVRNIQWSYGIFWSVSASQPGLLEWGDGYYNGDIKTRKTVQASQVKADQLGLERSEQLRELYESLSLAESSTSCGSQVTRRASAASLSPEDLTDTEWFYLVCMSFVFNIGEGIPGGALANGQPIWLCNAHTADSKVFTRSLLAKSASLLTVVCFPFLGGVLEIGTTEHVAENLNVIQCVKTLFLEAPHGTLSARSDYQEIFEPLSNDKYIPVFGTEAFPTTSTSVYEQEPDDHDSFINGGGASQVQSWQFVGEELSNCLHQPLNSSDCVSQTFVGATGRVSCGPRKSKSQRLGQIQEQSNRVNMDDDVHYQGVISTIFKTTHQLILGPQFHNFDKRSSFTRWRRSSSSAKSLGEKSQNMLKKIVFEVPRMHQKDTPEDSGYKVGDETANHALSERKRREKLNDRFMTLRSMIPSISKIDKVSILDDTIEYLQELQRRVQELESCRESTDTEMRMAMKRKKPDGEDESASANCLNNKRKESDIGEDEPADTGYAGLTDNLRIGSFGNEVVIELRCAWREGILLEIMDVISDLNLDSHSVQSSTGDGLLCLTVNCKHKGTKIATTGMIQDALQRVAWIC; encoded by the exons ATGGCTGCTGTAGAAAACAGAATGGTGCCGGAAAATCTAAAGAAGCACCTCGCTGTTTCAGTTCGAAACATTCAATGGAGTTACGGAATCTTTTGGTCTGTCTCTGCTTCTCAACCAGG ACTGTTGGAATGGGGAGATGGATACTACAATGGAGACATTAAGACGAGGAAGACGGTTCAAGCATCGCAAGTCAAAGCTGACCAATTGGGTCTTGAGAGAAGTGAGCAGCTTAGAGAGCTTTACGAATCTCTCTCCCTCGCGGAATCTTCAACCTCCTGTGGTTCTCAGGTCACTAGACGGGCTtccgccgcctctctctctccggaAGATCTCACCGACACTGAGTGGTTTTACTTAGTATGCATGTCTTTTGTCTTCAACATTGGTGAAGG aatTCCCGGGGGAGCGTTGGCGAACGGGCAACCAATATGGCTATGTAACGCTCATACCGCCGATAGCAAAGTCTTCACTCGCTCTCTTCTCGCAAAA AGTGCTTCGCTTTTGACAGTGGTTTGCTTCCCATTTCTTGGAGGAGTTCTTGAGATCGGCACGACCGAACAT gTTGCAGAGAACTTAAACGTGATACAATGCGTGAAGACATTGTTCCTTGAAGCTCCTCATGGAACTTTATCAGCGAGATCCGATTATCAAGAAATTTTCGAACCTTTAAGCAACGATAAATACATCCCAGTGTTCGGAACTGAAGCTTTTCCGACAACTTCTACAAGCGTGTATGAGCAAGAACCAGATGATCATGATTCGTTCATCAACGGTGGTGGTGCATCTCAGGTACAGAGCTGGCAGTTTGTGGGTGAAGAACTCAGTAACTGCCTTCACCAACCGCTTAATTCCAGCGACTGCGTTTCTCAGACGTTTGTTGGAGCAACTGGGAGAGTCTCTTGTGGCCCAAGAAAGAGTAAGAGTCAAAGGTTAGGTCAGATTCAAGAACAGAGTAACCGTGTAAACATGGACGATGATGTTCATTACCAAGGCGTGATCTCGACGATTTTCAAAACAACACATCAGCTAATTCTTGGACCGCAGTTTCATAACTTCGACAAGCGGTCGAGTTTCACGCGGTGGAGGAGGTCATCATCGTCTGCAAAATCGTTAGGAGAGAAGTCACAAAACATGTTaaagaaaattgtttttgaGGTTCCTCGGATGCACCAAAAGGACACACCCGAAGATAGCGGTTATAAGGTTGGAGATGAAACCGCGAACCACGCCTTGTCCGAGAGGAAACGCCGTGAGAAACTGAATGATCGGTTCATGACGTTGAGATCAATGATTCCTTCGATTAGTAAG ATCGATAAAGTGTCGATTCTTGATGATACGATTGAGTATCTTCAAGAACTGCAAAGACGGGTTCAAGAATTGGAATCTTGCAGAGAATCTACCGATACAGAAATGCGAATGGCTATGAAGAGGAAGAAACCGGATGGTGAAGATGAAAGCGCCTCGGCTAATTGTTTGAACAACAAGAGGAAGGAGAGTGATATAGGAGAAGATGAACCGGCTGATACCGGTTATGCTGGTCTAACCGATAATTTGAGGATCGGTTCGTTTGGCAATGAGGTGGTTATTGAGCTTAGGTGTGCTTGGAGAGAAGGGATATTGCTTGAGATAATGGATGTTATTAGTGACCTCAATTTGGATTCTCACTCGGTACAGTCCTCAACCGGGGATGGGTTATTGTGTTTAACTGTCAATTGCAAG CATAAAGGGACAAAAATAGCCACAACAGGAATGATTCAAGATGCACTTCAACGAGTTGCATGGATATGTTAA
- the LOC106450725 gene encoding uncharacterized protein LOC106450725, producing MEKRRSPRSSKSPGTPIFPKSPLVYESYKSGCGWKLINFFDFRQVKSGNKRLSSDKKFTRDSAGNVYTKSQLDLLKRLHERCQCHDRIVEGESPCKSKTRRRSFSSEREDESYEPKPVHGLLEREIKRIKNLREATSEIPDKQKQSSSSEIEKTNDKDLKNGRDCRKSSEINLQVCVNEAAETLICSKAEEKGKDRSKQFMEALDILSSNKELFITLLQDPNSFSAKKGQDLERPRVKERRDKSHSVADDLDEIVLLKPKLSSSVDDRKYLRFKHLAKKLKLVVGSNKDSNHAEIKAKETEASGDVSSSAVGYRSPESPMFRRKKRVESDVFKLSMENDVLPRRFMVERQQERSDSSPVYEVPKSLNSLQTKLKERRERLEKRRESFKLWSLDKDLEVFDPNPHNSSLRSLNDNSTGSAEYTSVRTPVEDLESSSAESSSRLERQEQEQEQPSPVSVLERIHMLDETVSSRNKEQIGLLSFDLLEKDSVHEFVKQVLQASRLNWTNLMAKCNQETSLLDEFSHGDHNNDQLLLVLDYTDEILREIYRQDIMFWPFKPSQSSRVVNLPASFREEDLIHETMRRFDWSLLCCDSPRTLDQVVEVDLMKPCLWLDCGGESEGVVSDVVENIMQGLVLEISHELRTMQSESLWTNY from the exons ATGGAGAAAAGGAGATCACCAAGAAGCAGCAAGAGTCCTGGAACTCCAATTTTCCCTAAAAGCCCTCTTGTCTACGAGAGTTACAAGTCTGGTTGTGGTTGGAAACTGATTAACTTCTTCGATTTCAGACAAGTCAAGTCTGGTAATAAGAGACTGAGTTCAGACAAGAAATTCACCAGAGACTCTGCTG GTAATGTTTATACTAAAAGCCAGCTTGACTTACTCAAGAGACTTCATGAGAGATGTCAGTGTCATGAT CGGATTGTGGAAGGAGAGAGTCCATGTAAGAGTAAAACGAGGAGAAGATCTTTTAGTTCTGAAAGAGAAGATGAGAGCTATGAACCAAAACCTGTCCATGGATTACTAGAGAGGGAGATAAAGAGGATCAAGAATCTAAGGGAGGCAACTAGTGAAATCCCTGATAAGCAAAAGCAATCTTCTTCCAGTGAAATTGAGAAGACAAATGATAAGGATCTGAAGAATGGGAGAGATTGTAGGAAGAGTTCAGAGATTAACCTTCAAGTTTGTGTGAATGAAGCAGCTGAAACTTTGATCTGTTCCAAGGCAGAGGAGAAAGGAAAAGACCGGTCTAAGCAGTTCATGGAAGCATTAGATATTCTAAGCTCTAACAAAGAACTGTTCATTACACTCTTACAAGATCCTAATTCATTCTCAGCCAAAAAGGGTCAAGACTTGGAGAGACCTAGGGTGAAAGAACGGCGTGATAAATCTCATTCAGTGGCTGATGATTTGGATGAGATTGTTCTCCTGAAGCCTAAACTATCAAGCTCGGTTGACGATAGAAAGTACTTGAGATTCAAACATCTAGCCAAGAAGTTGAAGCTTGTTGTTGGATCTAACAAAGACAGCAACCATGCAGAAATTAAAGCTAAAGAAACCGAGGCTTCTGGTGATGTTTCTAGCAGTGCAGTTGGCTATAGAAGCCCGGAGTCACCGATGTTTAGGCGCAAGAAGCGGGTTGAGTCTGATGTCTTCAAGCTAAGCATGGAGAACGATGTTCTGCCAAGGAGATTCATGGTGGAAAGGCAACAGGAGAGATCAGATTCTTCGCCGGTTTATGAAGTTCCTAAATCACTAAATAGCTTACAGACAAAActcaaagagagaagagagaggctggagaagagaagagagagcttCAAGCTGTGGTCCTTGGACAAGGACTTGGAGGTTTTCGATCCAAATCCGCACAACTCCAGTTTAAGGTCTCTCAACGACAACAGTACAGGTTCTGCTGAATACACAAGCGTGAGAACTCCTGTAGAAGATCTAGAGAGCTCATCAGCT GAGTCGAGTTCGAGACTAGAAAGACAGGAACAGGAGCAGGAGCAACCGAGTCCTGTCTCAGTTCTAGAGAGGATTCATATGTTAGACGAAACAGTTAGCTCCAGAAACA AAGAGCAGATTGGATTGTTATCTTTCGATCTTCTCGAGAAAGACTCTGTTCATGAGTTTGTGAAGCAAGTCCTACAAGCTTCAAGACTAAACTGGACTAATCTTATGGCCAAATGCAACCAAGAAACATCACTGCTCGACGAATTCTCACACGGCGATCACAACAACGAccagcttcttcttgttcttgacTACACAGACGAGATTCTCCGAGAGATATACCGTCAAGACATCATGTTTTGGCCTTTCAAGCCATCTCAGAGCTCGAGAGTCGTCAACCTACCAGCTTCCTTTAGAGAAGAAGATCTGATACACGAGACTATGAGACGCTTTGACTGGAGTTTACTCTGCTGTGACTCTCCAAGAACATTGGATCAGGTCGTTGAGGTTGATCTGATGAAGCCATGTCTTTGGTTGGATTGTGGTGGAGAATCTGAAGGTGTAGTCTCTGATGTCGTTGAAAATATTATGCAAGGGTTGGTGCTTGAGATATCTCATGAGCTTAGAACAATGCAATCTGAATCTCTATGGACGaactattaa
- the LOC106450759 gene encoding kinesin-like protein KIN-14J isoform X2, which yields MNINLEQDANMSGIYAPSDATSFLSFDGSETRSSFDDTKKGHQNLVEWLNQTLPYLNLPSEASEDEVRACLRDGTVLCNLLNQLSPGSMKMGGSFEPAYVKIERFLTAMDEMALPRFEVSDIEQGDMVPVFQSLKALKASFSDGGNDKNSLCARRRWSLPEDHSDSRGDDRNFTDGFQSKEGFEIDVSDAKISELLKSNSLRNAPTRTLFDMLDKLLDESVKKMNGHVSHAMASLLSALVQVIEQRISNQADNLKNQNILFRVREDKYRSRIKVLETLAAGATQENEIVTNCMERTKLEKNRIEERERSEEKDVVRLKKEKELSDAEIRKLKQELKVVKETHANQCLELEAQAQNSKVELESKLKDAELQVAQSTRKVKELEKLYLSKSQKWEKKECTYQSFIDNQFGALQALNATSVSIKQEVLRTQKKYFEDLNYYGLKLKGVADAAKNYHVVLEENRRLYNEVQELKGNIRVYCRIRPFLPGQNSKQTSIEYIGENGELVVANPFKQGKDTHRLFKFNKVFGQASTQEEVFLDTRPLIRSILDGYNVCIFAYGQTGSGKTYTMSGPSITSKEDWGVNYRALNDLFQLTQIRQNTVVYEVGVQMVEIYNEQVRDILSDGGSNRRLGVWNTALPNGLAVPDASMHSVRSTEDVLELMNIGLMNRTVGATALNERSSRSHCVLSVHVRGVDVETDSVLRGSLHLVDLAGSERVDRSEVTGDRLKEAQHINKSLSALGDVIFALAHKNPHVPYRNSKLTQVLQSSLGGQAKTLMFVQVNPDGDSYAETVSTLKFAERVSGVELGAAKSNKEGRDVRKLMEQVSSLKDVIAKKDEELQNVHKLKENNATVPKRGLSNLRLLGPSSPRRHSIGPSQNGLRGKPSGLYGRSTSDVDNCSEYSSKHSDSGSPRSSDELKLRKDLHQLSKFAGGSKEIDIEDDIELIGLGDADSEDRLSDISDSCLSMGTETDGSISSAVELTLFPETVKPLEITEEPETHLAPEKSAKTVKTVPKDKTSIPSKIPKQTLKPPGQTRPSRLSIATSSSSKALTSAKRPTISTSTSMKPLNRRR from the exons ATGAACATTAATCTCGAACAAGACGCCAATATGAGTGGTATCTATGCTCCCTCCGATGCTACTAGTTTTCTCAGTTTCGACGGCTCAGAAACTCGTTCAAGCTTCGATGATACTAAGAAAG GTCATCAGAATTTGGTGGAATGGTTAAATCAGACACTTCCTTATTTGAATTTACCATCGGAAGCTTCAGAGGACGAAGTGAGAGCATGCTTGAGGGATGGAACTGTCTTGTGTAACCTTTTGAATCAGCTTAGTCCTGGTTCAATGAAAATG GGAGGCAGCTTTGAGCCTGCTTATGTAAAAATTGAGCGGTTTCTGACTGCTATGGATGAAATGGCCCTGCCCAGGTTCGAGGTTTCAGACATAGAACAG GGGGATATGGTGCCAGTTTTTCAGTCCCTTAAGGCGCTTAAAGCAAGTTTCTCCGATGGTGGTAATGATAAAAACTCACTATGTGCAAGGAGGAGGTGGAGCTTGCCAGAAGACCATTCGGATTCAAGAGGAGATGACCGCAACTTTACTGATGGATTCCAGTCGAAGGAAGGATTTGAGATTGATGTATCGGATGCTAAAATTTCAGAATTACTGAAATCTAACAGTTTACGA AATGCTCCTACTCGGACACTGTTTGACATGCTGGATAAGCTTCTAGATGAGAGCGTCAAGAAGATGAATGGACATGTGTCTCAC GCTATGGCATCACTCCTGAGCGCACTTGTGCAAGTGATAGAACAGAGGATCTCAAATCAAGCTGATAACCTGAAAAAT CAAAATATACTCTTCAGGGTACGTGAAGATAAATACAGGTCAAGAATAAAGGTCTTAGAAACCTTGGCAGCTGGGGCAACTCAGGAAAACGAG ATTGTTACGAACTGTATGGAGCGTACAAAG CTTGAAAAAAACAGAATAGAAGAAAGAGAAAGGTCGGAAGAAAAAGATGTGGTGCGtctgaaaaaggaaaaagagctCAGTGATGCTGAGATTCGTAAGCTGAAGCAAGAACTCAAGGTGGTGAAAGAGACGCATGCAAACCAGTGCTTGGAGTTAGAAGCACAAGCACAAAATAGTAAAGTTGAGTTGGAGAGTAAATTAAAGGATGCAGAGTTACAAGTCGCCCAATCAACTAGGAAGGTCAAAGAACTCGAGAAGTTGTACCTATCTAAATCTCAAAAATGGGAGAAAAAAGAGTGCACCTACCAAAGCTTCATAGACAACCAGTTTGGGGCTCTGCAG GCTCTGAATGCTACTTCAGTGTCTATAAAGCAAGAAGTCTTAAGGACGCAGAAGAAATACTTTGAGGACCTGAATTACTATG GTTTAAAGCTCAAAGGAGTGGCTGATGCAGCAAAAAATTACCATGTGGTCCTTGAAGAAAACCGAAGACTGTACAATGAAGTGCAGGAATTGAAAG GAAATATCAGAGTCTATTGCCGGATACGACCATTCCTTCCAGGGCAAAACAGTAAACAAACTTCTATAGAGTACATTGGTGAGAACGGTGAATTGGTGGTTGCAAATCCGTTTAAGCAAGGGAAAGACACCCATCGATTGTTTAAGTTCAATAAAGTTTTCGGTCAAGCATCAACGCAAG aGGAGGTTTTCCTAGATACTCGACCATTAATTCGTTCTATCCTTGATGGTTATAATGTGTGTATATTTGCGTATGGTCAGACGGGCTCTGGAAAAACTTATACAATG AGTGGGCCAAGCATCACTTCAAAAGAGGACTGGGGTGTCAATTACAGAGCTCTGAATGACTTGTTTCAATTAACTCAGATTAGACAAAACACCGTTGTGTATGAAGTTGGTGTTCAAATGGTTGAGATATACAATGAGCAAGTTCGTGACATACTTTCTGATGGTGGTTCCAATCGAAG GTTAGGGGTTTGGAATACTGCCTTACCAAATGGGCTAGCTGTCCCAGATGCAAGCATGCATTCCGTGAGATCAACTGAAGATGTGCTTGAGCTGATGAATATTGGGCTCATGAACAGAACCGTTGGTGCCACAGCTCTCAATGAAAGGAGTAGTAGATCACACTG CGTTCTTTCCGTTCATGTACGTGGTGTCGACGTGGAAACCGATTCTGTGTTGCGTGGTAGTTTGCACTTGGTCGATCTTGCTGGAAGTGAGAGGGTTGATCGATCTGAGGTAACTGGAGACAGGCTCAAGGAGGCTCAGCATATAAATAAATCACTGTCAGCCCTTGGAGATGTCATATTTGCTCTAGCGCATAAGAACCCCCATGTGCCGTACAGAAACAGTAAATTGACGCAAGTCCTTCAAAGTTCTTTGG GAGGACAGGCGAAGACTCTTATGTTTGTTCAAGTCAATCCTGATGGAGACTCTTATGCTGAGACCGTTAGCACTTTGAAGTTCGCCGAAAGAGTTTCTGGTGTGGAATTAGGTGCAGCTAAAAGTAATAAAGAGGGACGAGATGTTAGAAAACTCATGGAACAG GTATCAAGCTTGAAGGATGTAATTGCCAAGAAAGATGAAGAGCTTCAAAATGTTCATAAGCTAAAAGAAAACAATGCAACGGTGCCGAAACGTGGTTTAAGCAATCTAAGATTGTTGGGGCCTTCATCACCTAGAAGACATTCTATAGGACCATCACAAAATGGTCTACGAGGAAAGCCCTCTGGTTTATATGGAAGATCAACATCAGATGTTGACAACTGCTCAGAATATAGTAGCAAGCATTCTGATTCTGGCTCACCGCGTTCATCAGACGAACTCAAACTTAGAAAGGATCTTCACCAGCTATCTAAGTTTGCTGGTGGGTCAAAAGAAATTGACATTGAAGATGATATTGAACTCATAGGCCTTGGGGATGCAGATTCTGAGGATAGATTGAGTGATATCTCCGATAGCTGCCTTTCGATGGGAACAGAAACTGATGGCTCCATAAGCAGTGCAGTGGAGTTGACTCTATTCCCTGAAACCGTGAAGCCTCTTGAAATAACGGAAGAACCTGAAACACACTTGGCCCCTGAGAAATCAGCGAAAACAGTGAAAACCGTGCCCAAAGACAA AACTAGTATTCCATCGAAGATACCGAAGCAGACCTTGAAACCACCAGGCCAAACAAGACCTTCTCGTCTGTCAATTGCCACTAGCTCCTCCTCTAAGGCCTTAACAA GTGCCAAAAGACCGACGATTAGCACTTCAACTTCAATGAAACCACTCAACAGAAGGCGGTGA
- the LOC106450759 gene encoding kinesin-like protein KIN-14J isoform X1, which yields MNINLEQDANMSGIYAPSDATSFLSFDGSETRSSFDDTKKGHQNLVEWLNQTLPYLNLPSEASEDEVRACLRDGTVLCNLLNQLSPGSMKMGGSFEPAYVKIERFLTAMDEMALPRFEVSDIEQGDMVPVFQSLKALKASFSDGGNDKNSLCARRRWSLPEDHSDSRGDDRNFTDGFQSKEGFEIDVSDAKISELLKSNSLRNAPTRTLFDMLDKLLDESVKKMNGHVSHAMASLLSALVQVIEQRISNQADNLKNQNILFRVREDKYRSRIKVLETLAAGATQENEIVTNCMERTKLEKNRIEERERSEEKDVVRLKKEKELSDAEIRKLKQELKVVKETHANQCLELEAQAQNSKVELESKLKDAELQVAQSTRKVKELEKLYLSKSQKWEKKECTYQSFIDNQFGALQALNATSVSIKQEVLRTQKKYFEDLNYYGLKLKGVADAAKNYHVVLEENRRLYNEVQELKGNIRVYCRIRPFLPGQNSKQTSIEYIGENGELVVANPFKQGKDTHRLFKFNKVFGQASTQEEVFLDTRPLIRSILDGYNVCIFAYGQTGSGKTYTMSGPSITSKEDWGVNYRALNDLFQLTQIRQNTVVYEVGVQMVEIYNEQVRDILSDGGSNRRLGVWNTALPNGLAVPDASMHSVRSTEDVLELMNIGLMNRTVGATALNERSSRSHCVLSVHVRGVDVETDSVLRGSLHLVDLAGSERVDRSEVTGDRLKEAQHINKSLSALGDVIFALAHKNPHVPYRNSKLTQVLQSSLGGQAKTLMFVQVNPDGDSYAETVSTLKFAERVSGVELGAAKSNKEGRDVRKLMEQVSSLKDVIAKKDEELQNVHKLKENNATVPKRGLSNLRLLGPSSPRRHSIGPSQNGLRGKPSGLYGRSTSDVDNCSEYSSKHSDSGSPRSSDELKLRKDLHQLSKFAGGSKEIDIEDDIELIGLGDADSEDRLSDISDSCLSMGTETDGSISSAVELTLFPETVKPLEITEEPETHLAPEKSAKTVKTVPKDNRTSIPSKIPKQTLKPPGQTRPSRLSIATSSSSKALTSAKRPTISTSTSMKPLNRRR from the exons ATGAACATTAATCTCGAACAAGACGCCAATATGAGTGGTATCTATGCTCCCTCCGATGCTACTAGTTTTCTCAGTTTCGACGGCTCAGAAACTCGTTCAAGCTTCGATGATACTAAGAAAG GTCATCAGAATTTGGTGGAATGGTTAAATCAGACACTTCCTTATTTGAATTTACCATCGGAAGCTTCAGAGGACGAAGTGAGAGCATGCTTGAGGGATGGAACTGTCTTGTGTAACCTTTTGAATCAGCTTAGTCCTGGTTCAATGAAAATG GGAGGCAGCTTTGAGCCTGCTTATGTAAAAATTGAGCGGTTTCTGACTGCTATGGATGAAATGGCCCTGCCCAGGTTCGAGGTTTCAGACATAGAACAG GGGGATATGGTGCCAGTTTTTCAGTCCCTTAAGGCGCTTAAAGCAAGTTTCTCCGATGGTGGTAATGATAAAAACTCACTATGTGCAAGGAGGAGGTGGAGCTTGCCAGAAGACCATTCGGATTCAAGAGGAGATGACCGCAACTTTACTGATGGATTCCAGTCGAAGGAAGGATTTGAGATTGATGTATCGGATGCTAAAATTTCAGAATTACTGAAATCTAACAGTTTACGA AATGCTCCTACTCGGACACTGTTTGACATGCTGGATAAGCTTCTAGATGAGAGCGTCAAGAAGATGAATGGACATGTGTCTCAC GCTATGGCATCACTCCTGAGCGCACTTGTGCAAGTGATAGAACAGAGGATCTCAAATCAAGCTGATAACCTGAAAAAT CAAAATATACTCTTCAGGGTACGTGAAGATAAATACAGGTCAAGAATAAAGGTCTTAGAAACCTTGGCAGCTGGGGCAACTCAGGAAAACGAG ATTGTTACGAACTGTATGGAGCGTACAAAG CTTGAAAAAAACAGAATAGAAGAAAGAGAAAGGTCGGAAGAAAAAGATGTGGTGCGtctgaaaaaggaaaaagagctCAGTGATGCTGAGATTCGTAAGCTGAAGCAAGAACTCAAGGTGGTGAAAGAGACGCATGCAAACCAGTGCTTGGAGTTAGAAGCACAAGCACAAAATAGTAAAGTTGAGTTGGAGAGTAAATTAAAGGATGCAGAGTTACAAGTCGCCCAATCAACTAGGAAGGTCAAAGAACTCGAGAAGTTGTACCTATCTAAATCTCAAAAATGGGAGAAAAAAGAGTGCACCTACCAAAGCTTCATAGACAACCAGTTTGGGGCTCTGCAG GCTCTGAATGCTACTTCAGTGTCTATAAAGCAAGAAGTCTTAAGGACGCAGAAGAAATACTTTGAGGACCTGAATTACTATG GTTTAAAGCTCAAAGGAGTGGCTGATGCAGCAAAAAATTACCATGTGGTCCTTGAAGAAAACCGAAGACTGTACAATGAAGTGCAGGAATTGAAAG GAAATATCAGAGTCTATTGCCGGATACGACCATTCCTTCCAGGGCAAAACAGTAAACAAACTTCTATAGAGTACATTGGTGAGAACGGTGAATTGGTGGTTGCAAATCCGTTTAAGCAAGGGAAAGACACCCATCGATTGTTTAAGTTCAATAAAGTTTTCGGTCAAGCATCAACGCAAG aGGAGGTTTTCCTAGATACTCGACCATTAATTCGTTCTATCCTTGATGGTTATAATGTGTGTATATTTGCGTATGGTCAGACGGGCTCTGGAAAAACTTATACAATG AGTGGGCCAAGCATCACTTCAAAAGAGGACTGGGGTGTCAATTACAGAGCTCTGAATGACTTGTTTCAATTAACTCAGATTAGACAAAACACCGTTGTGTATGAAGTTGGTGTTCAAATGGTTGAGATATACAATGAGCAAGTTCGTGACATACTTTCTGATGGTGGTTCCAATCGAAG GTTAGGGGTTTGGAATACTGCCTTACCAAATGGGCTAGCTGTCCCAGATGCAAGCATGCATTCCGTGAGATCAACTGAAGATGTGCTTGAGCTGATGAATATTGGGCTCATGAACAGAACCGTTGGTGCCACAGCTCTCAATGAAAGGAGTAGTAGATCACACTG CGTTCTTTCCGTTCATGTACGTGGTGTCGACGTGGAAACCGATTCTGTGTTGCGTGGTAGTTTGCACTTGGTCGATCTTGCTGGAAGTGAGAGGGTTGATCGATCTGAGGTAACTGGAGACAGGCTCAAGGAGGCTCAGCATATAAATAAATCACTGTCAGCCCTTGGAGATGTCATATTTGCTCTAGCGCATAAGAACCCCCATGTGCCGTACAGAAACAGTAAATTGACGCAAGTCCTTCAAAGTTCTTTGG GAGGACAGGCGAAGACTCTTATGTTTGTTCAAGTCAATCCTGATGGAGACTCTTATGCTGAGACCGTTAGCACTTTGAAGTTCGCCGAAAGAGTTTCTGGTGTGGAATTAGGTGCAGCTAAAAGTAATAAAGAGGGACGAGATGTTAGAAAACTCATGGAACAG GTATCAAGCTTGAAGGATGTAATTGCCAAGAAAGATGAAGAGCTTCAAAATGTTCATAAGCTAAAAGAAAACAATGCAACGGTGCCGAAACGTGGTTTAAGCAATCTAAGATTGTTGGGGCCTTCATCACCTAGAAGACATTCTATAGGACCATCACAAAATGGTCTACGAGGAAAGCCCTCTGGTTTATATGGAAGATCAACATCAGATGTTGACAACTGCTCAGAATATAGTAGCAAGCATTCTGATTCTGGCTCACCGCGTTCATCAGACGAACTCAAACTTAGAAAGGATCTTCACCAGCTATCTAAGTTTGCTGGTGGGTCAAAAGAAATTGACATTGAAGATGATATTGAACTCATAGGCCTTGGGGATGCAGATTCTGAGGATAGATTGAGTGATATCTCCGATAGCTGCCTTTCGATGGGAACAGAAACTGATGGCTCCATAAGCAGTGCAGTGGAGTTGACTCTATTCCCTGAAACCGTGAAGCCTCTTGAAATAACGGAAGAACCTGAAACACACTTGGCCCCTGAGAAATCAGCGAAAACAGTGAAAACCGTGCCCAAAGACAA CAGAACTAGTATTCCATCGAAGATACCGAAGCAGACCTTGAAACCACCAGGCCAAACAAGACCTTCTCGTCTGTCAATTGCCACTAGCTCCTCCTCTAAGGCCTTAACAA GTGCCAAAAGACCGACGATTAGCACTTCAACTTCAATGAAACCACTCAACAGAAGGCGGTGA